The Thermothielavioides terrestris NRRL 8126 chromosome 2, complete sequence genome includes a region encoding these proteins:
- a CDS encoding 60S acidic ribosomal protein P0 — translation MGGKSGNKAGYFDKLKGLLEEYRSIFVVSVDNVSSQQMHEIRQSLRGQGVVLMGKNTMVRRALKTFIADTPEYERLLPFVKGNVGFVFTNADLKEVRDKILANKVAAPARAGAIAPVDVWVPAGNTGMEPGKTSFFQALGVPTKIARGTIEITTDLKLVEAGGKVGPSEATLLNMLNISPFTYGMGITQVYDQGNTFRADILDIGEEQLLKAFSSAITTIAAVSLAINFPTLPSVIHSLVNSYKKVLAVAVETDYSWPEIEQLKDRIANPEAYAAAAPAAAAAAAPAETKAEEKKEESEKEDSEDEGFGGLFD, via the exons ATGGGGGGCAAGTCAGGAAACAAGGCCGGCTACTTCGACAAGCTGAAGGGCTTGTTGGAGGAGTACCGGTCCATCTTCGTCGTCTCGGTCGACAATGTCTCGTCGCAGCAGATGCACGAGATTCGCCAGTCGCTCCGCGGCCAGGGCGTCGTCCTAATGGGCAAGAACACCATG GTCCGCCGCGCGCTCAAGACCTTCATCGCCGACACCCCGGAGTACGAGCGCCTGCTGCCCTTCGTCAAGGGCAACGTCGGCTTCGTCTTCACCAACGCCGACCTCAAGGAGGTCCGCGACAAGATCCTGGCCAACAAGGTTGCCGCCCCCGCCCGTGCCGGTGCCATCGCCCCGGTCGACGTGTGGGTGCCTGCCGGCAACACCGGCATGGAACCCGGCAAGACCTCTTTCTTCCAGGCTCTCGGTGTCCCCACCAAGATCGCCCGTGGTACCATTGAAATCACGACCGACCTCAAGctcgtcgaggccggcggcaaggtcGGCCCCTCCGAGGCGACCCTCCTCAACATGCTCAACATCTCCCCCTTCACCTACGGTATGGGCATCACCCAGGTCTACGACCAGGGCAACACCTTCCGCGCCGACATCCTCGACATTGGCGAGGAGCAGCTCCTGAAGGCCTTCTCCTCtgccatcaccaccatcgccgccgtctcgcTGGCCATCAACTTCCCCACGCTGCCCTCGGTCATCCACTCGCTCGTCAACTCGTACAAGAAGGTCCTggctgtcgccgtcgagaCCGACTACAGCTGGCCCGAGATCGAGCAGCTCAAGGACCGCATTGCCAACCCGGAGGCCtacgccgctgccgcccctgcggctgctgcggctgccgctcctgccgagaccaaggccgaggagaagaaggaggagtcGGAGAAGGAGGATTCCGAAGACGAGGGCTTCGGCGGTCTTTT CGACTAA